One segment of Pseudomonadota bacterium DNA contains the following:
- a CDS encoding FAD-binding oxidoreductase: protein MTGHRQNGRGMPKTTAVVLGAGVVGLSCASLLLEKGWAVHVVARERTPRTTSDVAAAIAYPYLAEPADRVLTWFRLSLRAFEKLEENPATGIRTLEMVDLQADARAPQPSWADVVRDFEETAGPPHLPEYAKTWRAKVPLVPMDRYMPWLEQRCQRLGATFEEATLSSLEDVDHARVVNCTGLGARELVPDLGVYPVRGQIVRLENRGVKKFWCDDEGPRGLTYLIPRGDELIVGGTAQAHSDSLEPDPATEAAMIRRAIEIVPILRGAEVIGRAVGLRPGRPTVRLERERKGRSLIVHCYGHGGAGVSLSWGCAQEAVERLD from the coding sequence ATGACCGGGCATCGCCAGAATGGCCGCGGCATGCCAAAGACAACCGCAGTCGTGCTCGGCGCGGGCGTGGTGGGCCTGAGCTGCGCATCGCTGCTGCTCGAGAAGGGCTGGGCCGTGCACGTGGTGGCACGCGAACGCACCCCGCGCACCACCTCCGACGTGGCGGCCGCCATCGCCTACCCGTACCTCGCGGAGCCCGCCGACCGTGTCCTGACGTGGTTTCGCCTGTCGCTGCGCGCCTTCGAGAAGCTCGAAGAGAATCCGGCCACGGGCATCCGCACCCTCGAGATGGTCGACCTGCAGGCTGACGCCCGCGCGCCGCAACCGTCGTGGGCAGACGTGGTGCGCGACTTCGAGGAGACAGCCGGACCGCCCCACCTGCCAGAATACGCCAAGACCTGGCGCGCAAAGGTGCCGCTCGTGCCCATGGACCGCTACATGCCCTGGCTCGAGCAGCGATGCCAGCGCCTGGGGGCCACCTTCGAAGAGGCCACGCTCTCGAGCCTCGAAGACGTGGATCACGCGCGGGTGGTGAACTGCACCGGACTGGGGGCCCGCGAGCTGGTCCCCGATCTCGGGGTCTACCCCGTTCGCGGACAGATCGTGCGTCTCGAGAACCGCGGCGTGAAGAAGTTCTGGTGCGATGACGAAGGCCCGCGTGGACTCACCTACCTCATCCCGCGAGGTGACGAGCTCATCGTGGGGGGAACCGCCCAGGCGCACAGTGACAGCCTCGAGCCCGACCCGGCCACAGAGGCGGCCATGATCCGGCGCGCCATCGAGATCGTCCCCATCCTGCGGGGCGCAGAGGTCATCGGGCGCGCGGTGGGCCTGCGCCCGGGTCGCCCCACCGTGCGGCTCGAGCGAGAGCGAAAGGGGCGTTCCCTCATCGTTCACTGCTACGGCCACGGGGGTGCGGGCGTCTCTCTCTCCTGGGGATGCGCCCAGGAGGCCGTCGAGCGACTCGACTGA
- a CDS encoding peptidylprolyl isomerase, translating into MITKDKVVSMHYTLKDDEGNVIDASEGEPLEFLHGHANIIPGLEKALSGLAVGDKKHVEVQPEEGYGAYDAELVDRIGRDQFKGNLPPVGSTVELHSDQGDVLIGRISEVTEQHVVFDANHPLAGKRLHFDVEIADVRDASPDEIEHGHPHGAHGHHHHDHEEGDACGEGGCGACGDGGCGDEACDCSHPH; encoded by the coding sequence ATGATCACCAAGGACAAGGTCGTGTCGATGCACTACACCCTGAAGGACGATGAGGGGAACGTCATCGACGCCTCCGAGGGCGAGCCTCTCGAGTTCCTGCACGGGCACGCCAACATCATCCCAGGGCTCGAGAAGGCGCTGAGCGGCCTCGCCGTCGGCGACAAGAAGCACGTCGAGGTCCAGCCGGAAGAGGGCTATGGCGCCTACGACGCCGAGCTTGTCGACCGCATCGGGCGCGATCAGTTCAAGGGCAACCTCCCGCCGGTGGGGTCTACGGTCGAGCTCCACTCCGACCAGGGTGACGTGCTCATCGGACGCATCAGCGAGGTCACCGAACAGCACGTGGTGTTCGACGCCAACCATCCGCTGGCGGGCAAGCGACTTCACTTCGATGTCGAGATCGCCGACGTTCGCGACGCCTCGCCCGACGAGATCGAGCACGGCCATCCGCACGGCGCCCACGGGCACCACCACCACGACCACGAAGAGGGCGACGCCTGCGGCGAGGGCGGCTGCGGCGCGTGCGGCGATGGCGGCTGCGGCGACGAGGCCTGCGACTGCAGCCATCCCCACTAG
- a CDS encoding NUDIX domain-containing protein: MIIRPTWCPGCASKLRTRRLGPRNEPHPHCPACGFVHYDNPVPCVGVLVMHDGRLLLGKRRQNPFRGWWNVLGGFVEGREHPEETAVREVLEEAGVEVRLEGLQGIYIDRYGKTPEITMNLVYRGTLISGEPQAGDDIAALRWFAPHEIDVSRIAFACGRTAVTALLADWPRD, from the coding sequence ATGATCATCCGACCCACATGGTGCCCGGGCTGCGCGTCGAAGCTTCGCACGCGCCGCCTGGGGCCCCGCAACGAGCCTCACCCGCACTGCCCGGCGTGCGGCTTCGTTCATTACGACAATCCCGTCCCGTGCGTGGGCGTTCTGGTGATGCACGACGGGCGCCTGCTGCTCGGAAAGCGCCGCCAGAACCCGTTTCGCGGATGGTGGAACGTGCTCGGCGGCTTCGTCGAGGGGCGCGAGCACCCGGAAGAGACCGCGGTGCGCGAGGTGCTCGAAGAGGCCGGGGTCGAGGTGCGCCTCGAAGGTTTGCAGGGCATCTACATCGATCGCTACGGCAAGACGCCCGAGATCACGATGAACCTCGTCTACCGAGGCACCCTGATCTCGGGCGAGCCGCAGGCGGGCGACGACATCGCCGCGCTGCGCTGGTTCGCGCCGCACGAGATCGATGTGTCGCGCATCGCATTCGCCTGCGGGCGGACCGCGGTGACGGCGCTGCTGGCAGACTGGCCGCGCGACTGA